Genomic DNA from Paenibacillus donghaensis:
AATCGTGGCTGGAACCTAAGTAGTAACATCCTCATTAACTATTCCCCATACACAGCAGCTCTGACTCTGCCAGACATGCTGTATTCATGCAGTAACGGTCATTTGAACCTCCATCCCGTTTACGTATATGATAGTTACAATACAAATGGGGGGCGGTTCAGGTTGAGCATAACCAAGACGCAGAATTATGTTCTGCATGCAGCTATAGAACGTGAACTGAAGAATGTTACACACGAAGTGGACAGAAAGCTCTATGCATCAGGATTTCTGGCCGCTACACTATTCCATTCTTAAGTTCATCTTATATAGCAACCAATTTTATTGGGAAGGCCACGGGGCAACTCTCCATCAAAACCTTCTTAAACGGAAATTCCCATTATCGGACGGACAGAGGTTTTTTTACGGTGGAGGAAGAGAGATATCTCCTGCTCAATGAAGGTCCCTATACCCTTTCCATCGACCAGAAGGAGCCGGTGGAGTCCTTCTGTGTCTACTTCCGGGAAGGTTTTGCTTCCGAGATGCGGTAATCTCTTGGCGATTCCGCTGACCGGCTGCTCTCCGACCCGTTCAGGGTGGCGTCACCCGTTGAATTCTTCGAACAGACCTATGCGCTGCAGATGAAGCTTGCGCATCACCTTACTATTTTCAAGAATAGTCTTACGTTGCTGTACGATGACCCACTGGGGTATGAGGAGCAATTCCACAAGCTGATGCTGATTCTGTTATCTGAACAGAGTGATATTTACCAACAAGCCGAGCGCCTTGCTGCGGTCAAACATTCTACAAGAGATGAGTTATATAGACGGATCAGCATCGCGCATGATTATATACGTTCCTGCTATACCCAGACCTTGCGGCTTGAAGACATTGCCCAGGCGGCATGGTTGTCTCCCAGCTATTTTGTTAGGCATTACACACAGATCTATGGCCGAACACCCCATCAGGAGATCACGGCGCTGCGGCTGGCAAGAGCACGGAAGCTGCTTACGGAACAGCATGCGAGCATGACCGACATTGCGTATCAGCTGGGCTTCAACAATTCCGTATCCTTCAGCAGAATGTTCAAGCAGCATACCGGTCTGTCTCCCATGCAATTTAGAAAAAAAGTGATATCGGATAAGAAATCCTGATTTTTTTATTCTATGCTGTAAACAGATCGACTCGAAGGGAGAAAGGCTTATGCGAAGTAGTGGAATTCAAAAGGTTGGACAAGTCGGTATTCCGGTACGGGATCTAAAGAGAGCGACGGATTTCTATCAAGAGGTTCTGGGGTTTCCCCTCCTCTTCGAAGCCGGCAGCATGGCGTTTCTGGAGTGCAACGGCTTGCGGCTGATGCTCAGTCTTCCTGAACAGGAGCAATATGCGTATTCAAGCTCCGTGCTTTATTTCCACGTGGAACATATTTTGTCGTCTTATGCCGATTTAACGGAGAAGGGTGTTCATTTCACAGGTGAGCCCCATCTCGTTGCGAAGTCAGGACAGACGGAGACCTGGATGGCGTTCTTTCAGGATACGGAAGGCAACACCCATGCATTAATGAGTGAATCCGCCGCTACTCAAGCAGAAATGGCTTCGCCGTCCTTTTAGGGACTATTTTAAGAAAAAAGAAGGGGACCTTCCGGTGGAGGGTCTCCTTCTCTTTTTACAATGAACAACGGCTCCGCTTAATCCAGCTCCGCCCGTGAGAACAGGTCTTTCATGAGTTCATCATCCTCGCAAGCCGCCTTGAACCGTACGGCAAACTGCTGAAGTGCTGCTCTGTCGGCTGAATAGGCGCAGAACATGTCCGCTTCGGGATCAAAACGGATCGTCCCCGACAACTCCGGCATTTGCTCCTCCAGGAACACAGCCGCCAAGGATGCCCAGTCATATCCGCTGCCTTCGAATCCCTCATTCTCCCGCAGTTGGAATAATTCTTCCTTATATGTGCCTACAGTCAGGATGACCGACATTCCGCCCTTGTCCTGTTCTACCAGGATAAACGGTTTAATCGACTCCGGATCAATATCCAGCGGCGCCTCAGCCTCAGCTTCTACTTCAGTTTCCGTTTCAGCTCCCACCACTACCGTTTCGTCGTTTATCGCAGACACGGCTGCGGTCGGCTCTGCCTCACGGCTGGTCAGTCCGGCAATAAATACTTCAAAGTTCGCTGCCAGATACGTAATCTTATATTGATTGTCCCGGTCCACATGAACGACCTCGGGTTCACCGTCATTGCCGTTGTTGCGGTAATCGAGCATGACCACCTCACGGCCCGAAGGACACTCACAGATGACGACCCCAATCTCGGGATAACCGCCTTCTTCAATGATAACCCGGCTGCCTGCCGCTCCGCCCAGAGAGTTCTTCTTCTCCTTCCCGATACCAAGGATAGCAGAGATGACAATATAATCAGCGGTCTCATTCCCGGCACCAGCTTCGCTTACCGGGAAATAGGTCTTCCGGGGAATCCCCCCGTTATGTAACTTCATCAAGGCAACGTAAGCCGCCGGCAGCTTAAAGACCAGCCGCTCCTCCACAGCCTCAATCAGTTCGTCTGTAGGCCGCGCAGACATATAGGCTTGGGATGCAGGGTCCCTGTCATTCCATAAATTCCCCAGATCAGACGCGCCTGCAAGCTTAAGCGGGGCTTGGGATGGCTTGGGCTTCTTCGCCGTTTTGGCCGCTTTGGCCTTCTTGGCAGCTCTCTCCTTGCTCCATTCCAGATAGCTGAGCGTATCCTCATCGTCAGGCTCCAATTCATCGGCGGCGGCGAAGGCGCTTGCAGCCTCTTCGTACCGCTTCAGGTTGTAGTAGGAATACCCTGTACGGAAATGCCAGAGCGCGTCCTCCTGCCCTTCGGCTGTGATCAGCAAAAATTGTTCCAACGCTTCTTCATAACGCTCCAGATTGTTCAAGGCTCTGCCCAAATAGCTGATCTGCTCATAGTCCCTGTCCTCGGCTGGCACCTCCAGCACCGCGTCTACGATTTCCTGAAATTCATCCTCATCCAGCCACTTCTCCAATTGTTCCACTAGCTCATCACTCATGATTTATGCCTCCCGGTTACGATACCTGTATTCTCTATTAGCGATTATACCATTTCCTGCCGTGTGGTCTCCAGCCAGTACCATTCATCACCACCAAGGCTATGCAGAAATTCGAGATAGGCAAACGGATTCGGCTCCAGGCCGATCTTCTCCCAAATATACAGGGCCATAGCTTCCACCACATTCTCTTCAATGAAGCTTTCTATCGTCGTATAGCCAAACCGGTTCTTTTGCTTCTCAAAAGCAGCCAGCAGCGCAGGCGTGGCGCTCAACCGGTGAAAGGGCGCCTCCAGCTCAGCAATACGATAAGGCGGATGGAACATCTCGTGAATCGCAATACCGAGTGTCAATTCCAGAGAAAACGAACAATCGGATATATAACGCGGCCCCGTAATTTTGATACCATGCGGAGCTGCGAAGCTGCACAAATATAACTGGATATGATCAATGCTGCTGGAAGGGCCCAACATATCGTTGATTTCCTTGAAAATAGACTGCCGGCTGGCAAATACCTTGATTTCTTCCGTTTTCATCAGCAGCTGCGGGAGCTTCCGCTCCTGCCAATATTCTCTGAAGCACAGCTTCTCTAGGTCTTGCAGGATTTCCGGAACCAGGCTAAACAGAGGCTCCCGCTGCTTCCACTGTTCTTCTTTGTAATAAGGCGATTGACTGAAATGCCGTTGCAGCAGCTCGGTAGAACGAAATAGCTCCGGCAGCTCCAGCTCATCGAAATTGGGAAGAGAAGAAACCACCAGATTCAGAAACGGGCTAAGCATCGTTCCTCCCTGAATCCGAATGATTTCGGACATCAGCTGATGATTCCTGTCTGTATGTATCGATACGAAATGGTGATGGTCCTCCGTATGCCGGCTCACATAGAACTCATCCTGGGTCAGCACATTCAAGAAATTCAACGCATCAAACTTGTACGAATTTATGACTTCAAACCCCACAGTGTACACCCTCCTCTCTTGATTACTGTACTTATTCTCCAGTTATCTGCAAATTCCTACAAATGCTGCACCAACAAACAGAATAATCCGCCGCAAATTGCTGCGGCGGATAGCTATGAATCAAATATATAATTTCCGGTTTATGATTTCCGGTACCCCTTCAGAAATTGTACAGCCTGCCGGATGTCCGCCTCCGGATTGCGGCCCACCTCGCGTTCGATGGTCAAATAACCGTTATAACCGATATCCTTCAGCGCCTGCAGGTAGCCGTTCCAGTCCACGCTTCCTTCTCCAAGCGGTACCTCGCGGAATGTCGGACCCGACTCGGCCAGCTTCGCTATGTTCTCATGATCCAGCGCGGCCCCTTCGTAGCCGTATTCGCCATACACCTCACGGGGATCAATCTCACCCAGCTTAATGCCATCCTTGGCATGGGTATGCACGATGTATTCCTTCAGCATATGCACTCCCTGCACTGGATCATCGCCAGTAACCATGACCATATTGGCCGGATCGAAGTTGACAGACACCCCTTTGCTACCCAGCCCGTCCAAGAAGGATCTCAGCTGCACTGCGGGTTCAGGCCCTGTCTCAATCGCGAAATAGGCGTCCATCCCATGCGCGAACTGGCTGAGCTCCACGCAGGCGGCATGCATCGTTTCATAGATTCTGCTGCCGGGGTCCTGCGGCACAATGCCGATATGCGTAGTTACAATATCAGTGCCCAGCTCCTTGGCCAGCTCCATAATCCGTTTCGACTTATCGATCTTGGAGGGGTTAAGTGCCGGGTCCTGGAAACCGTGACCGCCCAGATCACCGACCAGCGCGGAAATCTCCAGGCCGAGCGAGGCGATGAACTCTTTCCACTCCCGGCGGGCGGACGCAGACAGATGGGAAGGGTCAAATTCCCCTTGCACCGCATAGATCTGCACACCGTCTGCCCCGGCTTCCTTGGCCTTGCGCAGCCCTTCCTTCACACCCACCTGGAAGCTGTCTACAATCACACCGATGTTATTGGTCATGATAGGTCTAGCCATCCTGTATTCCTCCTGTCCTGTTCCCTGTTCTATATTTCACTCCAGATCCGCTTCACATATTCCAGACCGCGCCGGGTGCCCATTCGGCAATCTTCCATCCCTTCGAATTCAATGGAGATATACCCGTCATATCCGCTTTGTTTCACGATCCGCAACACCTGGGGCATATCAATATCGCCTTGTCCGACGATGGCTCCCCGCAGCCAGCTGCCGCCGGAGGACGGGAACCATCCCTCTCCCGGCTGGCGCTGAGGTGCACGGACATAGAAATCCTTCACATGAACCATCGAAGCAAGCTTGACGTTGTTCGCCACGGCCGTAACCGGATTCTCGTCGGCGCACAGAAAGTTCCCCACATCCAGCGTCGTGCGGAAATTGTCCCGGTCCACGGCCTTTACCAGTGCCTGCACCCGGTCGCTGTGCTGGATGAAATAGCCATGGTTCTCCACGCTGGTCGTAATGCCGAACCCGGCGGCATAATCGGCCACCTGGCGGCAGGCCTCCACCAGCCGCGGCAGCTCATGCAGATAATTGCTGATGGACAGGTCGGCTGCCGAGGCCACGTCATGACGCATCCGCCGAATGCCCAGTGCAGCGCAGACGTCGACTTCCCGTTTGACCCGCTCCACCTCCTGCTGCCAGTCCGCTTCTGGCAGCCCGGCGAACTGGGCTCCCACTGCATAATTGGAGAGCTCCAGCCCCAGCCCCCCGGCAGTCTTGAGGATATCTTCAATCAGCTGCGGCTGATCAATCAGATTGAAGCCGAGGGGGACAATCTCGGCGTGCTCCGCCCCCATCCCGGCGATGGTTTCCAGAACACCAGAAAGGGTCAGCTCTCCTGCCGAGAACGCTGCATGCAGGCTGTAGGTGCTGATGCCAAGCTTCATAGTCTCACCTCTTCTCCTCTGGCCGCGGATTCATAGATACCGCAGAGTATCTTCATGATCTCCACGCCATCCTGCACCGGACTTAGCGGCTCCCTTCCGCTCTGTAAGCAGTCGATAAAGTGATCGATCTCATGCTGAAAGGCACTGTTGAAGTCAAAGCCTGCATGATCCGTCTGCGGATAACTATTGACGATAGTGTCCGCCCGCTCGCTGACAATGACCGTTGCAGGATCAACCTCAAAGCCGCCTTTCTCCCCATACAGGCGGACCGACCGCTCATCTTCCTTGGCATGCAGCGTAAAGCTGACATCGACCAGCAGTGAAGCGCCGTTCTCAAACCGGATCAACGCATTCGCCAGATCCTCTACCGTGTTGCTGGCCGCATCATAATCGGCGGCTTTATAGAAGGAAAGATGCTGCACATGGGCCCGGTTGCCCAGCTTCTTGTACGTATTGGCACTGACGGATACCGGCTTCGGGCGACCCATCAGATACCAGCACAGATCAATCACGTGGACGCCTATATCGATCAGCGGCCCTCCGCCAGAACGTTCAACGTCGGCGAACCAGCCGCCGGGATTGCCTAGCCGCCGGAGTGTCGTTGCCTTCGCATAATAGATCTCACCGAACTCGCCATTCTCGACCAGTGAATGAAGGAACCGGGCGTTGTCATCATAACGGCGCACGAACCCAACCTGCAGCGTCTTGCCGCTCTCCTCCACTGCCTGCTGAATATCCAGCGCCTCTTCCACCGTCCGGCATAAGGGCTTCTCCACCAGCACATGCTTGCCGGCCCGCAGCGCGGCAATGCTGATCTCCGCATGTGAGTTATTCCAGGTACAGATGCTGACCGCATCGACACCCGGATCAGCCAGCAGCTCGCGGTAATCGGTGTAGAACTGCTGTGCCCCATACTTCTCGGCTGCCAACCTGGCGCGGTCCTCATTCAAGTCGCAAACCGCATATACGGCAGTATACGGATTATTCTGGTAAGCTTGAAAGTGCAGGTCCGAAATAGAGCCTGCTCCGATCACTCCAATTCTGATTGTACTCATAGCTGATCTCTCCTTTGTCTTCGCAGTCTGCCAAGCCCTCTTGTCTGCAGTTCCAGCCCCTGCTTCGCATGGTGTATGATTCGTATTATAATGATTTCAACTGTAAACACCATGTAGAGCCTTGCGGTTCGTTTGTACAATTATGCTATTCGGGAGAGGAACGTAAAGATGCTGAATAACGATGAACACCTGCGGGAGCCCATGGATATGCCTGACCCCGGCTTCCCGATCAAAGTCCATACCGAGCAGTTTGACCGGGCAGGGGTAGTGCTGTTCCCGCGCCATTGGCATGAGCATCTGGAGT
This window encodes:
- a CDS encoding Imm51 family immunity protein, coding for MSDELVEQLEKWLDEDEFQEIVDAVLEVPAEDRDYEQISYLGRALNNLERYEEALEQFLLITAEGQEDALWHFRTGYSYYNLKRYEEAASAFAAADELEPDDEDTLSYLEWSKERAAKKAKAAKTAKKPKPSQAPLKLAGASDLGNLWNDRDPASQAYMSARPTDELIEAVEERLVFKLPAAYVALMKLHNGGIPRKTYFPVSEAGAGNETADYIVISAILGIGKEKKNSLGGAAGSRVIIEEGGYPEIGVVICECPSGREVVMLDYRNNGNDGEPEVVHVDRDNQYKITYLAANFEVFIAGLTSREAEPTAAVSAINDETVVVGAETETEVEAEAEAPLDIDPESIKPFILVEQDKGGMSVILTVGTYKEELFQLRENEGFEGSGYDWASLAAVFLEEQMPELSGTIRFDPEADMFCAYSADRAALQQFAVRFKAACEDDELMKDLFSRAELD
- a CDS encoding sugar phosphate isomerase/epimerase family protein, whose product is MARPIMTNNIGVIVDSFQVGVKEGLRKAKEAGADGVQIYAVQGEFDPSHLSASARREWKEFIASLGLEISALVGDLGGHGFQDPALNPSKIDKSKRIMELAKELGTDIVTTHIGIVPQDPGSRIYETMHAACVELSQFAHGMDAYFAIETGPEPAVQLRSFLDGLGSKGVSVNFDPANMVMVTGDDPVQGVHMLKEYIVHTHAKDGIKLGEIDPREVYGEYGYEGAALDHENIAKLAESGPTFREVPLGEGSVDWNGYLQALKDIGYNGYLTIEREVGRNPEADIRQAVQFLKGYRKS
- a CDS encoding VOC family protein; this translates as MRSSGIQKVGQVGIPVRDLKRATDFYQEVLGFPLLFEAGSMAFLECNGLRLMLSLPEQEQYAYSSSVLYFHVEHILSSYADLTEKGVHFTGEPHLVAKSGQTETWMAFFQDTEGNTHALMSESAATQAEMASPSF
- a CDS encoding Gfo/Idh/MocA family protein, coding for MSTIRIGVIGAGSISDLHFQAYQNNPYTAVYAVCDLNEDRARLAAEKYGAQQFYTDYRELLADPGVDAVSICTWNNSHAEISIAALRAGKHVLVEKPLCRTVEEALDIQQAVEESGKTLQVGFVRRYDDNARFLHSLVENGEFGEIYYAKATTLRRLGNPGGWFADVERSGGGPLIDIGVHVIDLCWYLMGRPKPVSVSANTYKKLGNRAHVQHLSFYKAADYDAASNTVEDLANALIRFENGASLLVDVSFTLHAKEDERSVRLYGEKGGFEVDPATVIVSERADTIVNSYPQTDHAGFDFNSAFQHEIDHFIDCLQSGREPLSPVQDGVEIMKILCGIYESAARGEEVRL
- a CDS encoding sugar phosphate isomerase/epimerase family protein, yielding MKLGISTYSLHAAFSAGELTLSGVLETIAGMGAEHAEIVPLGFNLIDQPQLIEDILKTAGGLGLELSNYAVGAQFAGLPEADWQQEVERVKREVDVCAALGIRRMRHDVASAADLSISNYLHELPRLVEACRQVADYAAGFGITTSVENHGYFIQHSDRVQALVKAVDRDNFRTTLDVGNFLCADENPVTAVANNVKLASMVHVKDFYVRAPQRQPGEGWFPSSGGSWLRGAIVGQGDIDMPQVLRIVKQSGYDGYISIEFEGMEDCRMGTRRGLEYVKRIWSEI